Below is a genomic region from Haliotis asinina isolate JCU_RB_2024 chromosome 14, JCU_Hal_asi_v2, whole genome shotgun sequence.
CATGAAAGGTGcttcaaacattttgtcagGTTCAGTGATATTTTTGATAGTTTGTTTGCATTATGACATGGTGTGCTGATGTCTTTAATGTATGGCCGAGGCACAGTTACACAGCATACTGGGATGGACCAGATGATAGGGCTTAGTGAACATCGTTAACTTGCTTACATATAATGCTAATACTTGTCCATTTCTTTTTCTACACCTGAATTCCTTTGTGTATTAACAGCTAGAATCAGTCCTCAGCAGCCCATTATTGAAAGGGGTGATCTAAAGGgatttcacatgctatatcacTTAACATTATGCTTAGCTAATAGCAACCCCACTGCGTACTATGAAGAGCAGTTGGGTTAGCATTtcatggacctgtgaagatctgggatagaattatcagtaacccatgcttgtcataagaggcgactatcgggatcggagGGTCAGGCTCAGGCTCATGAGCTTCGTTGATacttgtcatcagttcccagtatCGCAGATCAGtgttcgtgatgttgatcacaggattgtctggtcaagactatttacagacagctgccatatagctggaatattgctgattgcagcaTAATGTTAAACTTGCTAGCATCTCTTGGATTGAGTGGTCTTGTACTGTTGTTTGTGTCATCATACCTAGACGGGTTTCATTTCATACAATATAAATCACTGGAATGTTATTATCTGGCTTAGATTAGTGTTATCTAAAGGCCTCCATCATATAGCCTGGATATTATTTATTGCAGCTTGGAATAGACGTGAATACTGTTTCATTCAATTATTCGAAGTCCATTCCATTGAACACAGATTAATTTGAAGGTTTCATTTCCAGCCATCCAGGTTACTTTGGAAAGGTTGGTATGAGGTACTTCCACAAGACCAACCAAAAGTTTTACTGCCCGACCATCAACCTGGACAAGCTGTGGTCCCTGGTATCAGAACAGACGCGTGTGCGTTATGAGACCAAGAAAGATGTGGCTCCTGTCATCGATGTTGTCCGTGCTGTAAGTGTGTTTCTCCTTGGGTTAAATCGATTTGAAAAGGTAGTCCATCTAACCTTCCTTCAGGCGGCAGTGGAGTAGCTGGTGTTTGAGCATGTGCTCATCACGACATATACCCAggctcaattccccacatgggtgcaatgtgtgaagcccatttctggttttcccgggccatgatatagctgaaatttATGCAAAAGGTAGCATGAAACTCACTGTAAACCTCTTCCAAGAGAGCTGAAAGTCACTGGGTGGATATCCTTTAACATAAGGATTATCATAAGAGGATTGTACTTTGTGCTTATTTTGTACCGCAACGTGCTTTCTTGGTGCACTAATATTAACATGGAGCACTGTCCAGGTACAGGTGGGTCATGTCTTGGCATCCATAAGTTTATATATGAAACGCAAGCAAGTTAAACTCCAAACTATGTAggtctttgaaaaataacaaatagcCTAACTTGATGGAAAGTTTTAAAAAGGTAAGTGGCCTCATACCAGTAATTAGAATTGTATGGCTGACAAGTCAGAGCAATTTGACATGACCCATAATATTTCCTGAATGGCCCACACAACTGTGGGCTGGTGTGCCATGGGTCCACGTTGTGGACAGGCTGGAATGAACACTTAACGGTTACCATGGCTTTCAGCATAAAGGGCTTTATGCAAGAACCATTTTTTCATGTTAAGACTTGCTCAGGAATTAGTGGTTCATTTTGTGCATCAAATTAGAAATTTATTTATGTACAACAGGCTGATCCCCATGTACTTTGTATGTGTCCACAGTCTGTTGTATTGTTACTGGTTTGATATATTCCACTTACCCCTTCTAACTTATTTTTTTGCCAGGGTTACTTCAAAGTCCTAGGAAAAGGAGTCCTCCCTAAGCAGCCTGTTATAGTCAAGGCCAAGTTCTTCAGCAAGTCTGCAGAGACCAAGATCAAGAAGGTCGGGGGAGCTTGTGTTCTTATGGCATAACATGGttgtacaaaaaaaaaatattaaaaaaaagtgAAGAAATTCCAAATGCTTGTTTGTTGATTGTACTAGTACATATCATTATGAGAAAGAAATATATGTTCAGGAGTGTAGCTGAGAATACATGGTGGGCATTGGAACATTTTTGCCTcagattattttgaaaaaggGAATAGagtttttaattatttttattttatcagaGACCCCTTTCTCAAAGCTTTAAGGTGATCGTCAGTCACGAGGGTAATGTTAGTGCAGtgctaaagaatgggagtttAGATTAGCCTttgtaaaggttgcttcatgttAGTTCAGAGGAAAGTTTACAGTTTTGGAGATTTTGGTACTTAAGTGCTCAAGTGCTCAAGTGCTCTCAAAGCCAAGAACAACCAGTGTATATCTTGGATTCAAGGAACACAAGTCTCTGGCTGGTGAAAAGGGGCTGGGTGAAAATTGTGTAGTTTGTTGCAGAAGTTACGTCTGCAAAGAGGAATTTACTTTGGAAGTCAAGTGATCACATGTTGAACATTCGCAGAGATGCAAACCCATCTGATTTAAAGGTATGCGTTACAAAAACACACCTCACAAAATATGGGACTACTACCGCTAAATGTaaacttttgaaaataaaataaattgaaaTACCAAGAAGCATACGTATCACAATAAATTTCAACCTGTTGTATTCAGTATCAAGCTGCATGTGGATGCTTACTGCTGATTTAGGTGAGTGCAATATTAATGACAAGTTCTTGGactacatattttttattttatatgaAAATTCTTTGGAAAAATTCAGTAGACATTTTGGCcccaaaattattttttgcatGGGTGTTTGGCCAAAATACTACTCTGCAAATGAGGTAAACATTTGCCTCACTGCAAAGTGTTGAAAATTGCTCACTATTCATTTTTGTGCCCGCAATCGACCTTCCAGCACAAAAGTACTGCCGGAAAGAGAAAAAAATAGCTGGGTTTTTTTGCATTTATATCTGCAGTGAAAGTAGTTTATATATGAAAGGATGAAATATCAGTGAAACTATGTTCGGTCTAGCTACAGTCGCACGGGTAGTGAGATAAACCTAGAAAAAGGAGATTAGTGTTAATGATCAATACGGTTTTTTGTCTAAGTCTATAGCGACACATAGAACAGACCATAGCTTTATGCATAGTTAAGAATAGATACAGTTAAAAATGTAGCGACCATGGACTCCCATTATCAGCATTCACAGGTACGGCTTTTGATGTGGATACGGTAATTGCTAATGTCGACAAGTAGTTCACGCACGGTAACGACAGGGGGAACCTTTGTTCAGATATGACAGGGTATATCATCATACAATCGTTGCCGTCCTGAAACAAACGGGGAGGGGGGGATCGTCGTCTCAAGAGCAACACCAGGGCGCAAACACAAATCAGCTTTGACAAGGTTGTCATAAGGAGTACAGTATGTACGTTGTATGACAGGAAGATACCACCAACTTTCCGTACTATCATAGAAGAGCACAATGATACCATTAATGTATCTAGAAAAACTCTGATTATTCGCTTCTCTATGAAATGGGGCTTAAGTATAAAGCAAGGGGAGATACTCGTGGAGTGTTTCCTGAAAAGTATACCATCCTCACCCTCAGATCAAACTATCTCAGAAACATCGCAGAATACCGGCAGTTGGATTTCCAGATGGTATACCTTGATTAAACCTGGGTGAACAAGAATCACTCCACAGATAACATGTAGCTACCGCCAGATGGTACGTCAAACAAGGCTCCAACTCTTCCATCTGGTGAAGGTAAACGCCTTATCGTTAATCACGCTGGTACACGTGCGACTGGTCTCAATGACCGGTTGCAACTTGTCTTTGAAGCCCAATCATCATCTGGTGATTATCACCAGGAGATGAACGGTGAGGTGTTCCTTGAGTGGATGGAAAATCAGCTCCTACCCCATATGGACAGTCCTAGTGTCATCGCGGTGGAAAACGCCTGTTATCATAACCTCCGTGTTCCGGAAACAGTGACACCCGCCATGAGTTACCGTAGGGCTCAAATGCAAGAATCTCTCACCTCATGCAAACTGTCCTTTTGAAAGGCAGAAACCAAATTACAACTTCTAGTGAAAATTAGACAGCATAGGAAACCGATAGACTACAGATCAGACTCATTAGCACATCAGCATGGCCCCGTTGTCGTACGGACTCCAGTAAGACATTGTGAGCTGAATCCGTTTCAGCTCATCTGGGCTAACTGTAAGGGCTAAGTAGCCCGTCACAACACGTACTCTCGGATGTCCGATGTTGACGATCTCGTTCATGCATCTTTCGCCAGAACTACATCAGTATTATTATTAGAATTATTAACTAATGAATGAAATCAGGTCTTTCGAACACTTGTTACTTCTCACTAATCACAAATTTCCGGTAGGAACAGACAGATGGCGCCTGTCCCGTGAGATGACACATGTCCACTGTGCTATTCTCTAGAGACTGTTAGTGAAATGTATTTCAAATGGTCAAATATGTACAAATACAGAAGTTTCACCTGCACATGACCTATGTCAAAACTGAAGAATTTGTCgaaataaatgtatttacaattcagtcataTTGTTTTTGTACACTTCAAATAACCTATGGTACTGATATCACCATTCTTGTCTGTCGTCTAATGAATAATATAATTCATTGTAtaatgtaatacatgtacagtatggttcaaaattattgagaatagctaaagcatttcatattattaaacgagaccaaatcagataaaattgaatgtattgtgaaagtgaactgaccttttcatgttgtgtaggtaacaatttaatattttatcaagtctccttgagcttcacggcacagtctaagacgggtaggcatacttcctatcaaagaggttagtgtctcgtgagttatgctgtcccagtatcggaccacttctctcttcatgtcttcaatttttgtcaaccccttttgattcacacattccttcatcatcccccaaatgttctcaatgggatttaagtcaggactatatgcaggaaatggtaatgcagtcacatttttctcctgaaaccactgcttggcatgttttgcggtgtgtttaggatcattatcttgctgcaaaatccagtcatttccataaaacacatgtgcacttggaaggagaaaattatctaatatgttagtgtagcgttgacttgtcagatttccctcaaacacacacagcggggtcgttcctaataaggatatccctccccatacatgaaactttgggctgtatttaggtcgtcgatacaacggtgctgacgcagactttgtccatattttcgcATTATTGGGacatacccatattgagctttcatcagtaaaaatcacattttcccagtcaaagttttcatgtgccaaacaccactcaacacgcctgtctttatgttcttgtttcatgagaggagaaggaattccagtctttttctcccatccaagatcaatcaaatttcttctaactgtagattttgatacaactgttgatcccctttctatcatttcatacctgatgttggagatgcttgccctttgctttttagacgctaacattcccagccggacgcgatctgagaagtccaattttctgggtctccctgctcctttctggtgcccaaaatctactccctctttaaaattcttcctaatcctatacacagtagaaagaggagttcctgttctctctgccagtgtatttacatcatcaattccttgattacacaactcaaaaatcaaccttcttttatcttcagcagacattgttgacagtgctgaggaaaatgacgtctgctacaaattcaggggaggtaactctaattgtactatactcagtaggccaagaagagttacctcccttataccattacttagttttaagtatcagtgaatcagttgaggtgttaggatagctcaaagtaagaagaaaaattctcaataattatgaaccagactatatatgtttATTATCTTTACCACCGTGGGTGGTTTAGGAGAAAAATGACCTTGTTTTGGACGTAACCGAGATAATTGTCCGCCGCCGCAATGCGGAAGGGGGAACTATGTATACGTCCCGATTCTTGTTAACGGGGTATCTCATGAAGTGTTCTAGCCAACGTCTCAAACAGTCTACATTGGTGGATTACGAAAGACACTAGTCGATTTTGGGGACCTTGACatgttttcaaggtcaccacgacacttgaaacacttttcaaactgaaagcaatatctcatgaactgttgtacccaacgTCGTCAAATTTGGTGACGGTCTGCTTTGGGGGTTACGCAAACACCAGTCGATCTTCTTGACCTTGACATTGTTTTCAAGGTCACTATGACTCTTGgaacacttttcaaactcttgttaacgcAATACCTCATGACTTGTAGTACTCAgcatcttcaaatttggtgacagtttACATTGGGAAGTTACGCAAGCAAGAgtcgatttgggtgaccttggcCATATTTTAAAGGTCACCTTGACACTTGGAAACTCGATAACACGATATTCCATTACaagctgttcactggtcacgaggggaccATGAGTTGAGGtatcctcgatgtttgtttatgttccctgagcccacaacaaacatcgagggtacctcaatCCATcgtccccgagggaccagtgaacaacgaaTTTATTTTACCAAAcatctcaatgttaattttgaactgtttgaagcacagttataagccaacctgtgtgaataaGACGATTTGAATCTTGCAACTTGCTGTTTTTCCCTCAGGTAAAGGTAAAGTTGTCGCGATGCATTTCCCCGTCTTAATATtaacagggactacatttgaacgttttgtcattaTATATTTACTGGAAAGAGAGTTAAATGTAACCGTAGCCATCGCTAGCTTTTGCggatgacacaagaaaaactgattaagagttatctcccttccaccgatttccattcacaaaacatcggtaattttaGTGCACCAtgtgtcatttaatgttatcCGAGTCTAAAAAAAGTAACTACCACGatgtaccgaatgagttgctattggcatcGGGGCGTATTGCAATGTAACTCGCCCGTACACTGCATTATTTGCattatgtaatgaaagaaatatgctattgaatattttcatcTTTATTCCACATTTTGCGCATTCTGACTTGCAACTGGTGCAAGTTAAACTAATAACACGGCTGCACTTTGTAATTTTGGGTTGCACCTGTGCAGGTAACAAAGCACCATAACGAGCCATGTAAAGGTGACAGTGGATAGAATACTTCCCTTATCGTGCACACTAATGGTAACAGTGGATAGAATACTACTCTGATTGTGCACACTACTAGTGACAGTGGATAGAATACCACCCCGATCGTACACACTAAAAGTGACAGTTGATAGAATACTTCCCTCATCGTACACACTACAAGTGACAGTGGATAGAATTCTACCATGATAGTGGACACTAATGGTGACAGGTGCAAGAATACTACCATGATGGTGCACACTAATGGTGACAGGTGCAAGAATACTACCATGATGGTGGACACTAATGGTGACAGGTGCAAGAATACTACCATGATGGTGGACACTAATGGTGACAGGTGCAAGAATACTACCATGATGGTGCATACTAATGGTGACAGTGGATAGAATACTACCATGATGGTGGACACTAATGGTGACAGGTGCAAGAATACTACCATGATGGTGCATACTAATGGTGACAGTTGATAGAATACTATCATGATGGTGCACACTAATGGTGACAGTGGATAGAATACTACCATGATGGTGCATACTAATGGTGACAGGTGCAAGAATACTACCATGATGGTGGACACTAATGGTGACAGGTGCAAGAATACTACCATGATGGTGGACACTAATGGTGACAGGTGCAAGAATACTACCATGATGGTGCATACTAATGGTGACAGGTGCAAGAATACTACCATGATGGTGGACACTAATGGTGACAGGTGCAAGAATACTACCATGATGGTGCATACTAATGGTGACAGGTGCAAGAATACTACCATGATGGTGCACACTAATGGTGACAGGTGCAAGAATACTACCATGATGGTGGACACTAATGGTGACAGGTGCAAGAATACTACCATGATGGTGCATACTAACGGTGACAGGTGCAAGAATACTACCATGATGGTGGACACTAATGGTGACAGGTGCAAGAATACTACCATGATGGTGGACACTAATGGTGACAGGTGCAAGAATACTACCATGATGGTGGACACTAATGGTGACAGGTGCAAGAATACTACCATGATGGTGCACACTAATGGTGCCAGTGGATAGGACATTACCATGATCATGATCAAATATTCCAATACTGGAAAAATATTCCACCTGAATTCCAGAAGCAGTTGAGATACATTCCTACTCATTCGACACAGGATGTCGATATCCATGCACTGTTTAGTTGGTCGTGTTTTTCTTGTTGGGTCTTATGGTCGTGTTTTCTGTCGATGCTGATCTCATGACTCTACAGTAGATCAGGAATTCCTTGATAGGGAATATCCATGCAGAATCTGTCAAGGGtatgcactcaggtaaaccgCTGGGTTTTAGCGGTATAAGCATAGCGTTCCACACAAATGCTCCATTAATCTGCATCCAAATATTTCAGGTGTTTCTCCCAATGCCATACTATCTTCACGGGTATACACGTACCCTTCAACTTCTGATttcccaaggtcgggtcgtccacgtgtgacgtcacgagcagaagaccgtcaaatcgtcttaagtcacctacgtgacagatttctgccagcTACACGAACCacggtcgactgtcctcacagaccattcgaaatccaTATCGTGAGCCAATATTGACGTAGTTTCATCaatgtcaacgtctgctgtgggcccaacgtcacctccgacgGACctagagagactggaatcgagtcgtctttagcgatgaatccaggtttacccccAGATTCGCAGACGGCAGACATACTGTCCGGAGTCCGGAGACGActtcgtgaacggtatgcccaatgttgtgtacaagaagtcgacagattcggggttAGGAAGTTGCTTGATGTgaggtgctttctgtgggaacaaccgtggaaatctcacagctgctgcttaccggtGGTCACACCTGAattcgttcctttcatggcgactcatggcccaggtctacagttccagcttGATAATGCTCGACCGAATActgcgatgttgacacgaaatttccttcaaaacgctggaatcaacgtcatggacagGCCATctaggtcccctgaccttaatccagtagagcacgtttgggatgcacgtgggagaaggcttcgtggtcttaagAACCAACTTCGGAATTTGCAGGagcttggcgctgccttgcaagagcaatggcgtagaatccccaaccacgtcttcacaagcatcaggcagtcgatgtgGTGaatggcagtggtgaatgcgcgtaTACAATATGGAACTGAgaaatttttattcttgtgacttgacattctgtatacttTGGAACGGTAATGTAGCCCagtggaactgattgtggcactgtcagtgtatcgagtacatcacacagatctcagcaaatgaaataataacaatttaaccatcttaccatctcttgttcttttatagtgccctgaagaaagaatgtgaagtttctttcttGAGTCAGTATATGTTGTTTTATATTGCTCTTTGTAGCTTTCTCTGGTATTATtgtaagggtaacgctatttttctgggcattatcatttgcag
It encodes:
- the LOC137262297 gene encoding large ribosomal subunit protein uL15-like yields the protein MTTSKKKTRKLRGHVSHGHGRIGKHRKHPGGRGNAGGQHHHRINFDKYHPGYFGKVGMRYFHKTNQKFYCPTINLDKLWSLVSEQTRVRYETKKDVAPVIDVVRAGYFKVLGKGVLPKQPVIVKAKFFSKSAETKIKKVGGACVLMA